Below is a genomic region from Spirosoma radiotolerans.
TTAACATACTGTATAAGAACTAGATAGCCTTTGTTCCTGTCAGAGGGTATCGATGGTGAAAAGCTTGACAGGGATTTCCTCACCCATTGGTCCGGCCATTTAAAGTCAGACGCCCGAGGCAATTCCAGTCAGTATTGCTGCCGGGATTATCCGGGTGAAAAACAGCCCTAACCTGGAGCAATTCGCAACTATTTTTAGTTTTTACCCCCGCATCAAAAAAATTTTGATGCGGGGGTAATTTGTTTATAATCAATCGGTTATGGGTTAGTTTTTTGCTTGTACGTCGATTAGTTTACCTCTGTTTTTAAGACCAATTACTGATTTTCTAAAAAAACTTTGCGCTTGGTTAAAGTAAAAAGGAGCCCTTCGCCGTCATCCTTATCAAAGGCTCAAACAAAGAAAGGAAAGCACTGAAAAAACGAAATACGTTCGAACGTTAACGTAAGTCCCGGTCCACTAATCAATAGACGGAGCTTTTATAAACCATTTAAATTTTAGCAACATGAACATCATTTGGAGAGTAGCTGGCTTAGCGCTGGCAGCCGGGTTGATCCTATTTCTGGTATCGCTCATTGTCAAAGTACTTCTGGTTGCGCTGGGCGTAGCCGTAGTCGTTCGGGTGGTAGGCCCTCGTTTAATGGGCAGTCGGGCATTTGGCCGATTCGAGCGTACTGGCTGGCAATCATCACAGATTATTTCCATCGATAATCCGACGTATCGGTCGCCTATGAGCAGCCAGAGTTTTGAACGGATTATCCCAATCAATTAAGACAAACCAAGTAAAATCACAACAACACAATCGGTAAACACAAGACTAAAACACACAGCATCATGTATAACAAAGAAGCATATCAGGCAGGTAATACCCAATCAGGCTATAAAGGTGGTTGCGGGTCAATGGGTCGTGGTCGGTTTGGTGGTCCCTGGGGCCGGGGAAAATTCGGCAGTTTCTGGGGCGGGCCATCGTTTGGCCGTCATGGGGGCGGCTCGCACCAGCCACCCGCCAATATTGAAGAGAACGAGACAAGCTATATAATCTCTCTATTTGCGGCTGGTCTGGTCAAAGAGAACGTAAAACTGTCCGTAAAAGACGATGTACTGACGATTTCCTACCAGGGTACCGATTCTGCCGAAAATCCCGGACAAGCAACGTCAGGTAACTATACCTACCAGGAATACAGCGACCGTTCGTTCGACCGCTCGTTCCGGCTCAATGGCAAAGTCCTCACCGAAAGCATCTCGGCTAGCTACGACGTTGGTATTCTGAATGTAGTTTTGCCTAAAAACCCGGAAACCAATAAGCCCGCGCAAACGATCACTGTAGGGTAAACGAGTAACTTCTTACCCGCAAAGGCTGGTCATGATGACTAGCTGACGGGTGCTACTAGTCAAAAACTCCCGACAGCAGCCCAATCAGGCCCACTGATTAAGCTACTGTCGGGAGTTTTTTTGATCGTAAGTAGCGCTGACTGCTTATCAGTGACTGGGCAATCAGCGCTACTCACAGACCACTACCTTACTCGCAAACGGTCTTATAAACGAAAAACCATTCGTGAGGTTGCTATCCTAGCGATCAACACTCTATGTTTATAACGACTGAACCAACAGTAGCCATTTGTTTATGTCTGGTTACGATGTTTTTTTGGGGTTCCTGGGCAAACGCGCAGAAGTTTGTTACCAAGTCAGCCCCGCTCTACGTCTTTTACCGGGATTATGTCTATGGTATTCTGCTTAGTGCGCTTTTGGTAGCGTTCACGTTGGGTAGTTTTGGTGGCCATGAACGGTCTGTGGTGGCGGATATTCAGCAGGCTGAGTGGCGCGCCATACTGATCGCCGTAGCGGGTGGGATCGTGTTTAACATCGGTAACATGTTGCTAACGGTCGGGATCAGCATGGCCGGCATCTCGATTGCCATGCCCGTCGGAACCGGCTTATCGCTGGCTATCGGGCTGGTGGTCAATTACCTGGCTGACCCAAAAGGGAGTGTGGCCTTGCTGGCCATTGGTGGCGGTTGTGTGCTGGTGGCCATGGTCTTTAGCGCACTGGCTTATCAAAGCAAGCAAACGGAGGATAACAAAGAGCAGTCGTCTGGTAATAACAAAGGCATCTGGATTGCGCTGGCGGGTGGCCTGGTCGCGGGGTTTTTCTTCCGGCTCACGTCCGAAGCCCTGATTACGGATTTGACGAAACCGGAAACGGGATTGTTGACGCCCTACAGTGGGATATTGTTTTTCGCAATTGGCCTGAATCTCAGCAATCCGCTGGTTGAGTCCCTGGTTCGGCGCTTTATTCTGACCAATGAAGAGGACCAAAAAACCTACAAGCAAACTCCTCTGCGGGAACACCTGGTTGGGCTGGGCGGTGGGCTAATTTGGGGATTGGGCATGGCAACCTTGCTGGTCGGGTCCAAGCAAGCCGGTGATGCGGTGTCCTATGGGCTTAGCCAGGGAGCCACCATTGTGTCGGTACTTTGGGGCTTGTTTGCCTGGCACGAGTTTAAGGACGCACCGAAAAAAGCAAATCGATACCTCTGGTTCATGGGTATTGCCTACCTGACGGGGTTAGTCTTAATCGTTCTGGCCCGATCCTGAGAGGCAACCGGGACAGCCCATGTTGTCGGTTAGTATCAATTTGACATCTTTTTCTATTCTCGCCGGATTAATCTGGCTGACTGTTTTGCGCCGGATGGCCGCTGCCGTTTTAGCCCGGTGAGAATAAAAAACGGGAGGTTTCTTAAAACCTTGTTTATAGGTTTTAAGAAACCTCCCATGTCAGATGTAAGCATCTGACAGCACACCGCAGTAAACGAAACAGACTATTGTTTTCTTACCTCGCCCCGAATCTCACCACCTGGATAGGTCTTTGTATGTAGGTTGGCGTAATATTGGCCAGCCTTAATCCGGTAAACCTGAAGCGGGCTTAGCGCCGATGTGCTACCGATGATTGGAGACGTTAAACTTGGGAAAGGAATGTCAACGGGGCCGGTTCCATCCGTCTTCGTTGAATCAATTCGGTGTAAGTGACCACCGGTCAGTGCTTCATTGAAGCCAGCGTACGTGACTGTGTAGCTAAGTACGCGGGTTGTCTCATCCAGATTACCCACAAACGTGCCTGTCGCCGTAGATGTCGTGGAGGTTGGCTTCTCGCCCAATCCGGTTAAGGTAGCCCCGAACCGGGTCGTTGTGGAGGAGATGGTCGGGTTTTCGTCGTTACCGCAGGATGAAATAGCAAGGCTAAGGCCTAGCAGGGCAGCAACGGAGAGGAGGATGTTTTTTTTGTTCATACGGAATGGAGGCTGTGCGTCAATACATTTGCGCCAGTGATGAGGTTGGATAATCGATTAACGTGATTTTAATCGCCAAGATAAGTTTATTCTCCATTTAGTGCTACCCGGCGACATGGAAGCACCCTTATTTAGGTTGTTTCTACCTTAGTTTAGCCCTGTTTATAATCCATTCGTGGGAATATTTCCAAAACGAGTCAGAATCTTCTAATTTTGACCCCATAACCGGAATCCATTTTCAAGATTCCTTGGTTGTTTCTAAGAGAGTATACCGTTCAGTAATCCGTTTTTTTATTCCTACTTGCTATGGCTTTTGATTTAGACATGATTCAGCGCGTTTACGCTAACCTCGGCAAACGCGTCGAAGCCGCCCGGCAGGCGGTCGGCAAACCGCTGACCTTGTCGGAGAAAATTTTGTATAGTCACCTCTTCAACGGTGAAACCACCCAGGCATTCGAGCGGGGTAAAGCGTATGTCGATTTTGCGCCCGACCGCGTAGCCATGCAGGATGCAACCGCTCAAATGGCGCTGCTGCAGTTTATGCAGGCTGGCCGGCCCAAAGTAGCTGTCCCGTCTACCGTTCACTGCGACCACCTGATTCAGGCCGAAGTAGGGGCCGAGAAGGATTTGGATATTGCCAAAAACAAGAACAAAGAAGTATATGATTTCCTGGCGTCCGTTTCGGATAAATACGGCATCGGTTTCTGGAAACCAGGCGGAGGAATTATTCACCAGGTCGTTCTGGAAAACTACGCCTTTCCGGGGGGTATGATGATCGGTACGGATTCGCACACGCCCATGGCGGGCGGACTGGGTATGATCGCGATCGGGGTTGGCGGTGCCGATGCCTGCGACGTGATGGCGGGTTTGGCCTGGGAGTTGAAAATGCCGAAACTGATCGGGGTTAAACTAACCGGTAAACTAAGTGGCTGGTCGTCGGCAAAAGACGTTATCCTGCGCGTAGCGGGTATCCTGACCGTAAAAGGCGGAACTGGCTGCATTGTCGAGTACTTCGGCGAAGGAGCCGAAACCCTGTCGGCGGCTGGTAAAGGAACCATCTGCAACATGGGTGCCGAAATTGGTGCCACGACCTCGATCTTCGGTTATGATGATAAAATGGGGGACTACCTCCGGGCAACTAACCGGGGCGACATCGCCGATGCTGCGCAGGCCGTTAAAGCCGATCTGCGTGCCGATGAAGAAGTATACGCCGATCCCGCTTCGTACTACGATCAACTGATCGAGATCAACCTGTCGGAGTTGGAACCCCACATCAACGGGCCATTCACCCCCGATCTGGCGTGGCCGCTGTCTAACTTCGCCAAAGCGGTAAAAGAAAACAACTGGCCCGCCAAACTGGAAGTAGGCCTGATCGGTTCCTGCACCAACTCCAGCTACGAAGACATGACCCGGTCGGCGTCGGTAGCGGCTCAGGCAACGGCCAAGCACTTGAAAACCAAAGCCGAATTCACGGTTACGCCCGGTTCGGAACTGGTTCGGTTCACGGCTGAGCGCGATGGTCTGCTGGACACGTTTGAAGAAATCGGCGGGGTGGTGCTGGCCAATGCCTGTGGTCCCTGTATTGGGCAGTGGGCACGTCACATGGACGATCCGACCCGCAAAAACTCGATCATCACCTCGTTTAACCGGAACTTCGCCAAGCGGAATGACGGCAACGCCAGCACGCACGCCTTTGTGGCCTCGCCCGAAATCGTGACGGCTTTCGCCATTGCTGGTGACCTGACGTTCAACCCCATGACCGACACGCTGACCAATGAAAACGGTGAGCAGGTGAAACTGGATGAACCACAGGGCATTGAGCAGCCGGTGAAAGGCTATGCCGTTGATGACGCTGGCTATCAGGCCCCTGCCGAAGATGGTTCGGGGGTACAGGTGCTGGTGAGCCCCACCTCAGACCGGTTGCAGTTGCTGGCTCCCTTTGCGCCCTGGGAAGGAACCGACCTGAAAGGGTTGAAACTACTGATCAAAGCGAAAGGCAAGTGTACAACCGACCATATTTCGATGGCGGGTCCGTGGTTGAAATACCGGGGTCACCTGGACAATATCTCCAACAACATGCTGATCGGCGCTGTGAACTTCTACAACGAGAAGACCAACAGCGTAAAAAACCAGCTAACCGGTGAATACGGCGAAGTACCGGCTGTTCAGCGGGCTTACAAAGCCGCTGGTATCGGGTCGATTGTAGTAGGTGACGAAAACTATGGCGAAGGCTCGTCCCGCGAACATGCGGCCATGGAGCCTCGTTTCCTGGGTGTTCGGGCCATTCTGGTTCGGTCATTTGCCCGGATTCACGAAACCAACCTGAAAAAGCAGGGCATGCTGGCCTTAACGTTTGCCAATCCTGCCGACTACGACAAGATTCAGGAAGATGACGTTATCGACATCGATGGTCTGACCGAATTCGCACCGGGTCGCCCGCTCGAAATCGTGCTGCACCACGCCGACGGGACAACGGATGAATTCCCCGTCAATCATACCTACAATGAAGGTCAGATCGAATGGTTCAAAGCGGGTGCCGCCCTGAACATCATTCGGATGAAGCAGAACGCGTAGGTAAGTTGACGCCACAAAAAACAGCCCGGCCAATAATGGTCGGGCTGTTTTATTGATGGGCACGAGGCTGGAACCTCGTGCCCATCAATAAAACCGTTCATAAACTCGTTCTTTAATGAGCTTACTTAGTGAGTCGAACGTGTCGTGGTCCGAAATGGCGGGTATGGACATCAGATGCATCGGTATAGATGGATTTCCGGCCTGATACGGAGGCTGGGCATAGCTGAAGGGGTTCACGGAAAAACCCTGCCGCTCATAAAATTGAATCCGTCGACGGCTGTTTGTGTCTTGGGGTAGCTCGACCTCGAGAAGAACATAGGGGCTTTTGCTTTCCAGAAGCAATAACTGACTGAGGGCCTGTTGGCCATATTGCTTCCCCCGTTGAGCGGGATCAATAGCAAAATGTTCGACAAAGAGCATATCGGGCCAGTGCCAGTAGAGAATAAATCCAATAAGTTGGCCCTGGACGACCAATCCGCGGAGGTGCATAGCAGCGCAGGGGAGGAGTTGGCAAAGGGCCTGAAAGCTACGTCGTTCATCTGCCGGGAACGAGGTTTCGTACCAGGTTCGTATCGGTGTCAGGTAGGGATGGTCGGCCAAAATTGGCAATAAAGTCATACGATGTTAAAAAGATTTTAATCTAAATTTAATCTATCTCTGATTCTGTTAGCTTAATCCAAGTTTTATAACGATCTGATCTTACAGGGGTTGAGTTTTCGACTTCGCTGATTTACATTTGGTAGCGAATCGATATGAACAAACGCCAATATAACTTTCTGCTATACCGAATCCTATGCTTTCTGATGGCCTTTCATGTCATTAACATAAGCCTGGATACACCTGACCGGTTGGCGTCAACGGGGCGGGCTACGGCTTATCATAAAGATTTGTCGGTCAATAAGATAGAAAGCATAGGCGAATTTATTCTGGAAACCTGCCTGGAAATCACCAATGCCATTCCGGAACACGATGATCCGGACGACGATTCGGAATTTGCTGAACTGGAGAAGGACTACGTCTTTGTCCATCTATTCATCTTCACCCCGCTCATGCCGTCGATTCACTATCTAACGACAGACAGTTTGCCGTTCCCAACGGTTTTCCTTCCCGCACCTGTCTCGGAAATAATTGCCCCGCCCCCTCAAGTCTACGCGTAAACCAGCCCTTTGGCCGGTTTGTCATCGACTTCTTTTATTGGCCTCCGTGCTCGACCGAACGCCATCGTTTGGTAGAACGCTTGTTGCCTTACTCCTGGTATCCAATGGTTCAGGCTCGGGTATTTCAGTCATTTGTGCCTGGTATTGGCGCTTACTAAGGAGTTTCTAAGGTTTACTTAAGTCAATCTTAAGTTGATAGGGCGTTGTTTGCTTTGTCCCTTGATGCGGCTGGATGTTGCGTTGACGGACACACGGAATTATCTAGAAAACACTCACTTTATAGGCAATCGCTACCCCTGTTTAGTCAAGGATAGCGCCAGGGAATGCGGTAAGGGAACGATAAATTCCCATTGTGTTGCCCATATGGATTTATACCCAGGATTTATGAAAAACAAGCTAAGTCTGATTATCCTGATCGCCAGCCTGCTGATGACAGGCTGTGCAACAAAGAACAAGGAATCGGAAACCGAGCAGTCCGAAACGCTCACCCTGCCCGTGGTGCAATTGACGCGGCAAAACACGACGCTTAAACGGGATTACGTAAGTCGTCTGGAAGCTACTCAAAACGTTGAAATACGGGCTAGGGTGTCTGGCTATTTAGAGAAGATATATGTGGATGAAGGCCAGATGGTTCATAAGGGGCAACTGCTCTTCAAATTGAACGAAGCTGAATACCAGGCCGAGTTTGACCGGGCCAACGCCAACCTCAAAAGCGCCGTCGCCAATGCCCGAACGGCCGAAGTCGAGATGGGGCGGGTGCAGTTGCTCGTGGAGAAAAAAATTGTATCGCCCTCGGAGCTGGAGCTGGCAAAGGCAAAACTGGAAGCCGCTAAAGCCGCTATCGATGAAGAAAAATCGACACGGGCTACGGCCGCGCTTCGCCTGTCGCATGCGGGTATCAAAGCGCCGTTTGATGGAACGATCAACCGGATTCCGTTCAAAATGGGCAGCCTGATCGAAGAGGGAGCCCTGCTGACGACTGTATCGGATGTTCGGGAAGTATATGCCTACTTCGATGTGTCGGAGAAAGAATACCTGAATTACCTCAAAAAGAACCCCACCCGCGACGGCCGGAATGGTCAGGAAGTCGAGATGGTGCTGGCCGATGAGACGCCCTACGCTTATAAGGGACGGATTGAAACCATGGAAAGTATCTTCGAAGAAGGGGCCGGGACCATTGCTTTCCGGGCGCGTTTCCCCAACCCGAATAAGCTGCTTCGGCACGGGTCGTCCGGTAAGATTCGTCTGGCCAATGCCGTCAGTGATGCCATTCTGGTACCGCAAAAGGCGGTTTTTGAAGTGCAGGACAAGAACTACGTGTATGTAGTCGATGCGGCCAACAAGGTTAAGACAAGAAGTTTTGTGCCACAGGGGCGGGTCGACAGTAATTACATTGTGCTGTCGGGTCTGAAAGCCGGTGAGCGGGTCGTTTATGAGGGTATTCAGAACATTCGTGATGGGGCTCGGATCATTCCTCGCTCCATTTCTACTGATAGCGTATCCGCACAGAACGCAGTTGCCAAACAATAACGGTTTGTGGTTTACGGGTTTGTGGTTTATGGTTGCTGGCGCGAAGCTATACATGCGTCGGCCAACCACAAACCCAAAACCGTAAACCACAAACCGACCCACGTAAACCGACTTCTCATGTTCAATTTATTTATCAAGCGACCGTTGCTTTCGGCGGTCATATCGGTTGCCATTACCCTGCTCGGAGTGCTGGCCCTGACGGGCTTACCCATTACGCAGTTTCCCGATATTGTGCCGCCTTCTGTGACGGTAACGGCCAAGTACACCGGTGCGAATGCCGAAGTAGCGACCAAGGCGGTGGCCATGCCACTGGAGCGGGCCATCAACGGGGTTCCGGGCATGGTGTACATGAACTCGGTTTCGGGCAACGATGGCAGTACCATCATTCAGGTTTTCTTCAACGTCGGTACCGATCCCGATTTAGCGGCCATGGGCGTGCAGAACCGGGTAACAACCGTGCTTGATGAGTTGCCCGAAGAAGTAATCAAGGCGGGTGTATCGACTGAAAAAGAGGTGAACAGTATGTTGCTGTACCTCAACATATTCAGTGATGACCCAACCGTCGATGAGAAGTTCATCTACAACTTCGCCGACATCAACGTGCTGGCTGAACTCAAACGAATCGATGGCGTGGGATTTGTCGACATCATGGGGTCGCGGGAGTACTCGATGCGGGTATGGCTCAAACCCGACCGGATGACCGCCTACGATATATCGCCGGATGAGGTGATTGCTGCCATTCGTAAGCAGAACGTCGAAGCCGCTCCTGGTAAAGCCGGCGAAAGTGCCGACCGGGCTCCGCAGATGCTCCAGTACGTACTTCGGTATAGCGGTAAGTTTTTTGAACCCAAGCAATACGAAAACCTGGTGCTGCGGGCTGAAGCCGATGGCTCGATTCTGCGCCTGAAAGATGTGGCCGAGGTTGAATTTGGCTCGCTCGATTACGACGTGCTGTCGAAGACCGATGGGCGCCCGTCGGCATCCATCATGCTCAAGCAGCGCCCCGGTTCCAACGCCCGCGACGTGATCAACAATGTGAAGACGCGGATGGCAGAGTTGAAGCAGTCGAACTTTCCGCCGGGCATGACCTACAACTTCGCGTATGATGTATCCCGCTTTCTGGATGCCTCCATTCACGAAGTAATCCGTACCCTGATCGAAGCGTTCGTGCTGGTATTTCTGGTCGTGTTTCTGTTTTTGCAGGATTGGCGCTCAACCCTCATTTGTGCCCTGGCCGTACCGGTGGCGCTGGTGGGTGCGTTTGCGTTCATGAGTATGATTGGGTTTTCTATCAACCTGCTCACCCTGTTTGCGTTGGTTCTGGCCATTGGGATTGTGGTCGATAATGCCATTGTCGTGGTAGAAGCCGTTCACGCCAAGATGGCTGAAGCCGCAGCTGCACACAGCCATCTGTCACCACGGGCCGCCACGTTTGCGGCCATGAAGGAAATCAGTGGCGCCCTGGTCGCCATTACGCTGGTGATGTCGGCGGTGTTTATTCCCGTGGCGTTTATGTCGGGACCCGTGGGTATCTTCTATCGGCAGTTCTCGCTCACCCTGGCCGTCGCCATCGTTATTTCCGGGGTGAACGCCGTCACCCTGACCCCCGCTTTATGCGCGTTACTGCTTCGGTCGACGCACGATACGGCGCCCACGGGTCTGTTGGGGCGTTTCTTCGCCAGCTTCAACCGGGGCTTCGATAAACTGACGGGGCGTTATCAGCAAGTACTCCGGCGGGTAGCCAGTCGAGGAGCGGTAACGATTGCTATGTTTCTGTTATTTGTCGGGGGGACCTGGGGAATTAGTTCGGTTCTGCCCAGCGGATTCATTCCAACTGAAGATCAGGGCATGATCTACGTCAACGTGACGACCCCGGTAGGCGCAACCGTCAAGCGGACGGAAGATGTGCTGGACAAAGTGCAGCAGGTAGCCTCGAAGATGGACGCCGTCGAAAACGTATCGACGCTGGCCGGTTTTAGTTTGATGACCGACGGCGTGGGCGCGTCGTACGGCATGGGCATGATCAACCTCAAAGACTGGGATGCCCGGACGCAAACGCTAGACGAGGTGATCGAGGCTCTGCAGGAGAAAACGAAGACGATTCAGGATGCCAGTATCCAGTTTTTCCCGCCACCGACCGTGCCCGGTTTTGGGAATTCCAGTGGTTTTGAACTGCGAATGCTGGACCGGACGGGTTCCGGCGACTTGCAAAAGACCAAAAAAGTAGCCGATGCATTCATTGCCGCGCTGAAAAAACGGCCTGAAATCGCGGATGCCTTCACCAGTTTCGACCCCAGTTTTCCGCAGTATCTGTTACAGGTCGATCAGGATAAGGCGGCTCAGAAAGGTGTCTCGATTGACAACGCCATGGGAACCCTGCAGACCCTGATGGGCAGCTATTATGCGTCCAACTTCATTCGGTTTGGGCAAATGTACAAAGTGATGGTGCAGGCCTCGCCCGAATACCGGGCCAAACCCGAGGATGTGCTGAGCCTCCGGGTCAAGAATGACGCGGGCGAAATGGTGCCTTTCTCCAATTTTATCAGCTTGAAACGGGTGT
It encodes:
- a CDS encoding GRP family sugar transporter; its protein translation is MFITTEPTVAICLCLVTMFFWGSWANAQKFVTKSAPLYVFYRDYVYGILLSALLVAFTLGSFGGHERSVVADIQQAEWRAILIAVAGGIVFNIGNMLLTVGISMAGISIAMPVGTGLSLAIGLVVNYLADPKGSVALLAIGGGCVLVAMVFSALAYQSKQTEDNKEQSSGNNKGIWIALAGGLVAGFFFRLTSEALITDLTKPETGLLTPYSGILFFAIGLNLSNPLVESLVRRFILTNEEDQKTYKQTPLREHLVGLGGGLIWGLGMATLLVGSKQAGDAVSYGLSQGATIVSVLWGLFAWHEFKDAPKKANRYLWFMGIAYLTGLVLIVLARS
- a CDS encoding efflux RND transporter periplasmic adaptor subunit; translation: MKNKLSLIILIASLLMTGCATKNKESETEQSETLTLPVVQLTRQNTTLKRDYVSRLEATQNVEIRARVSGYLEKIYVDEGQMVHKGQLLFKLNEAEYQAEFDRANANLKSAVANARTAEVEMGRVQLLVEKKIVSPSELELAKAKLEAAKAAIDEEKSTRATAALRLSHAGIKAPFDGTINRIPFKMGSLIEEGALLTTVSDVREVYAYFDVSEKEYLNYLKKNPTRDGRNGQEVEMVLADETPYAYKGRIETMESIFEEGAGTIAFRARFPNPNKLLRHGSSGKIRLANAVSDAILVPQKAVFEVQDKNYVYVVDAANKVKTRSFVPQGRVDSNYIVLSGLKAGERVVYEGIQNIRDGARIIPRSISTDSVSAQNAVAKQ
- a CDS encoding Hsp20/alpha crystallin family protein; its protein translation is MYNKEAYQAGNTQSGYKGGCGSMGRGRFGGPWGRGKFGSFWGGPSFGRHGGGSHQPPANIEENETSYIISLFAAGLVKENVKLSVKDDVLTISYQGTDSAENPGQATSGNYTYQEYSDRSFDRSFRLNGKVLTESISASYDVGILNVVLPKNPETNKPAQTITVG
- a CDS encoding efflux RND transporter permease subunit — encoded protein: MFNLFIKRPLLSAVISVAITLLGVLALTGLPITQFPDIVPPSVTVTAKYTGANAEVATKAVAMPLERAINGVPGMVYMNSVSGNDGSTIIQVFFNVGTDPDLAAMGVQNRVTTVLDELPEEVIKAGVSTEKEVNSMLLYLNIFSDDPTVDEKFIYNFADINVLAELKRIDGVGFVDIMGSREYSMRVWLKPDRMTAYDISPDEVIAAIRKQNVEAAPGKAGESADRAPQMLQYVLRYSGKFFEPKQYENLVLRAEADGSILRLKDVAEVEFGSLDYDVLSKTDGRPSASIMLKQRPGSNARDVINNVKTRMAELKQSNFPPGMTYNFAYDVSRFLDASIHEVIRTLIEAFVLVFLVVFLFLQDWRSTLICALAVPVALVGAFAFMSMIGFSINLLTLFALVLAIGIVVDNAIVVVEAVHAKMAEAAAAHSHLSPRAATFAAMKEISGALVAITLVMSAVFIPVAFMSGPVGIFYRQFSLTLAVAIVISGVNAVTLTPALCALLLRSTHDTAPTGLLGRFFASFNRGFDKLTGRYQQVLRRVASRGAVTIAMFLLFVGGTWGISSVLPSGFIPTEDQGMIYVNVTTPVGATVKRTEDVLDKVQQVASKMDAVENVSTLAGFSLMTDGVGASYGMGMINLKDWDARTQTLDEVIEALQEKTKTIQDASIQFFPPPTVPGFGNSSGFELRMLDRTGSGDLQKTKKVADAFIAALKKRPEIADAFTSFDPSFPQYLLQVDQDKAAQKGVSIDNAMGTLQTLMGSYYASNFIRFGQMYKVMVQASPEYRAKPEDVLSLRVKNDAGEMVPFSNFISLKRVYGPEQITRYNMYMSALINGDPAPGYSSGDALSAVQEVADKVLPRGYSFAWSGMSREEVLSGDQAIYIFLICLVFVYLLLVAQYESLFLPLSVLLSLPAGIFGSFLCLQLAGLQNNIYAQVSLVMLIGLLGKNAILIVEFANQRQQEGLPIVKAAIEGAVTRLRPILMTSLAFIAGLIPLCVASGAGALGNRSIGTAAAGGMFIGTVFGLVLVPGLYILFAKLAQRFAPKNPPVDDEPQPHISSAKTNGALLEQA
- a CDS encoding CHRD domain-containing protein; its protein translation is MNKKNILLSVAALLGLSLAISSCGNDENPTISSTTTRFGATLTGLGEKPTSTTSTATGTFVGNLDETTRVLSYTVTYAGFNEALTGGHLHRIDSTKTDGTGPVDIPFPSLTSPIIGSTSALSPLQVYRIKAGQYYANLHTKTYPGGEIRGEVRKQ
- a CDS encoding GNAT family N-acetyltransferase, producing MTLLPILADHPYLTPIRTWYETSFPADERRSFQALCQLLPCAAMHLRGLVVQGQLIGFILYWHWPDMLFVEHFAIDPAQRGKQYGQQALSQLLLLESKSPYVLLEVELPQDTNSRRRIQFYERQGFSVNPFSYAQPPYQAGNPSIPMHLMSIPAISDHDTFDSLSKLIKERVYERFY
- a CDS encoding aconitate hydratase, giving the protein MAFDLDMIQRVYANLGKRVEAARQAVGKPLTLSEKILYSHLFNGETTQAFERGKAYVDFAPDRVAMQDATAQMALLQFMQAGRPKVAVPSTVHCDHLIQAEVGAEKDLDIAKNKNKEVYDFLASVSDKYGIGFWKPGGGIIHQVVLENYAFPGGMMIGTDSHTPMAGGLGMIAIGVGGADACDVMAGLAWELKMPKLIGVKLTGKLSGWSSAKDVILRVAGILTVKGGTGCIVEYFGEGAETLSAAGKGTICNMGAEIGATTSIFGYDDKMGDYLRATNRGDIADAAQAVKADLRADEEVYADPASYYDQLIEINLSELEPHINGPFTPDLAWPLSNFAKAVKENNWPAKLEVGLIGSCTNSSYEDMTRSASVAAQATAKHLKTKAEFTVTPGSELVRFTAERDGLLDTFEEIGGVVLANACGPCIGQWARHMDDPTRKNSIITSFNRNFAKRNDGNASTHAFVASPEIVTAFAIAGDLTFNPMTDTLTNENGEQVKLDEPQGIEQPVKGYAVDDAGYQAPAEDGSGVQVLVSPTSDRLQLLAPFAPWEGTDLKGLKLLIKAKGKCTTDHISMAGPWLKYRGHLDNISNNMLIGAVNFYNEKTNSVKNQLTGEYGEVPAVQRAYKAAGIGSIVVGDENYGEGSSREHAAMEPRFLGVRAILVRSFARIHETNLKKQGMLALTFANPADYDKIQEDDVIDIDGLTEFAPGRPLEIVLHHADGTTDEFPVNHTYNEGQIEWFKAGAALNIIRMKQNA